The stretch of DNA aatattatcgttacataagatacatgtatttgaaaataaagaaaaggtAAAACGATCAAAAGAAAACCTAAAAAgttcttaaaataaaatgattgcTTCATGATGTTTTGACAGGGTCTGAAGTCCAAATGTGAGGTTGTTCCTGCAGTGTTGTTGGAGCACAAGCCTCATCCATTGCATACAAGAGAACGTCTGAGTTTCAGGGCTGCAGAGTTTCACCATCGTAATGGTAACGAAGTCCGTATGATGGTAAACCTTGAACGATTGGAACATCTCAGTGACCGTGTCACTTTCctcaaaaacaaaaactactTTGACCAAGCAGGCCAACTTCTCCAGAAGGAaggtatgtatttgtttgtttgtttgtaatgCTCGCATTGTTATATCTAGTCTTCTTGGATTTTATGCAGTCAAAACTTTTGAACTTCCAAAGGAAGAAAATTGAATGCGACACCATTATGGTGTAAGTGAACACGAAATTAGACGTTAATACATAACTCTAAAGtatttaaatttcattaaatgCTGTTCTTAATTCCATGAACTTTTGTACTCGAAAGACTGatgacatttttgtaaaaaaaaaaaagatgaaggAAATGTATTTCTTTTGCATGTACAATTTCTGCAAGACCCGATTGATTGATTTTTAGGAAAGTATGTGGATGCAACAAAACTGTACCTCGTCCATGGAAAGACCAAACAGGCTGTAGAGACTGCAAGACAATCTGCCAACAAAGATCTCATTGGTGAATGTCTCATCATAGATGTTCAAGTGAAGCTTAGAAAGAAACCAGAATGTGAACCTTCGGAGGATGAAGAAAGCAAGCCAAAACTGATTGACGAGATCGATCGTGCCAATACTGCGCAGGAAATGCCGACTTAAGATATATTGACTACAGAACCCATAACCAAAGCAACCTCCGCAAAGCGCCATCCTGTGCTTGTTTCCATAAAAGCGAGATCCTTAAATGAAGTTACGGAATATCAATGAAATCTGATGGGGAGCATTACAACAAGTGAAACCAAAGATGTGAAGCTGGGCAATTAGAATGCGATGCGGACTAGCGATGGTAAGAAATTCAGATACTTCATGCCAATTGCCAGAAAATGCTGATCCCCAGCGTGGGTGAAAGGAATCGGAAAATCTGTTTGGGAGATATCTAAATCCTTTTGCGTTATCCGCCAGACAAAGTTCCGGGAGCCCTGATCGTATATTCATAGCTACTATGGATTGAGACCATCCAACACGAATGCGATACACTCTAGAAATGTTAGTCCATTCCCCATTGCCGAAAAACACGCGAGGcattgaatattttgaaaaagttgCTTGCCTGTAAAAAAAAGGCAAGGAGATGCGCAAAAATAAGACCAGAATTAGCTGATAAAAGTTTCACGATGCCCGTTAGCTAGAGTCGAAGTTTTGTCGGACTTGGTTCTATTAGTATCACGGGGGGATATTTGTATGGGGGGGGTGTGGTGTCATGGAGGAGTAGGGGTTGTGGGTGTAAGGGGATAGTCAAACTGAGATTGGTGGCTGAAACAAGATCAAAAAATGAAACGAAGGGAAGCAAGTGTCCTGAGAATTTGCCCTGGTATGGGTTTTTATGAGACTTTGCAATCCAAAGATTCTAGGTATGGGTGGGCACGTCGTACCGGCACATACATGTGACAGTGCAATGTGAAGCTGAAATCTTCGCCCTAAAAAGAACTACTTAGTCTGTTCGAACCTTCTTCAATCTAGAAAATGGGATTGGGTATGCTACCACAAGGGCCCTTTGGCGGACGCGTTATAGCTTCTTAATCGTACAATTTCAATAGAATGAAACTTACAGAAAAATGAGTTTTGAAATGTCTTTGTTCCGTGATCATCTCTACAACAACATGAACTCCCTCTTGGCATAGCTTCATTCATTAAGTCCTGCGTTACCATCCATCCGAAGGGTGGCGGTAATGTTCAGGCATTGATCACTGATCACCTGAATGTGTACCAACGTGTGAACAGTTTACCTTTCTAGGTATTGGAAGCGAAAGGGCAAACAAGAGCGAAGCAACTAGGCCGGTACCTGAGGGTTTACCCAGAACGTATGACACAATAAAATCGTTCCATCAGAAAGGATGCAGCGCTTCCTAAGTGCGGGGAACACACTAGAGCAACATGGCTCCGAAATGGGAATTCAGCAACATTTGAGTAGATCAGCATGAGTATGATACTTGAACGTGCGCAAATTACACAACTCCATGATGATCACATGAAACAGGAAAACATTATACACATGAATGTCCTTTCATGAAAGTTGTTACCCCATCTATTCCttgcaaaattattttcttacaGTTGAAGGTATGTTGATCACGTGATAATAAAAAATCCTGATGTTGGAGTTTGAAACAATGGAAGTGCGAGAGGGAGTGAAAATCTTCCAGAAGTACCAGACAAAGATTAATGAAACGGGTTTGCGAGCCATTTAAGGCTTTCTTCGTTGATGACAAACATGCGCACATAAGCATAGTATTCCGTCGTTGTGCCGTGGACAGAAGGTTTGATGTAGACGCGCCACTCCCGATTACCAACTCACTTATTCCGGCAGAGGGCGCGTTCATCTAGAGGCTCTCTATCAAATTCTACAAGTTCGTCGTGTTGATCCTTGGTGATGTAGGAACCAAGACGCAATACTCCACACAGTTTTTCTGACCTTTTGACTGTGAGTCATGCGAATACTTCACAACCGTTTGCAGTTCTGCTTCGGTCGGCGTAAAATACAACAAGGTGGACCAATGTCTTCTTTTTTTTATCCTGACCGAGCTTCCTATCTTGAGCCGTCCTTAGTAGTACCAGGTCTTCATTAAGACTCCAGCCTCTCAAGGGACTACGGCCAACCAACATTTGAATTGGAGTACATCGACACAAAAATACTACTGCCGAAGGGTGGTTCATATTCGACAACTTTGTCAGCGACTGCCGGCAGAAAGGAGTTATAAGGTAATTTACAGGTCTATGGTTGATCAGAGATTCGCACTTATATGAATCTGATCACGCCTCTCAAcctttcccccccccccacataATAATTCAAGCCACCACACTGGTGATAAAAGACTGGATTTTAGGGCCCTCGCCTAGCACTGAGACTGCCATGCGTGGTCTTTCGCCTTCGCGTACTATCCAATGACCTTTTCCTTATGCAAACATTGGCAGGAAGAGCATTGTTTGCCTATCAATGGAGTCTGATACATGCATGACAAGAAGTTGTGTGATTAATTGATCCACTCTTCCTGAAGGAAATCTGTACATCTCACGCTTGGTGTGAATAGGCCGAGGCGAAAGCTCTGAGTGGCGAGCCATGGTGGCGAGCTGGTGATGGAGGTGGAGAGGATGGATTATATCAGACTTCGCAGAGCTAGCATGTTGAAATAGCCAGAGCATCTTGCAAGCCTAGCATTCATCAGCCATACTTGCATTTGTTTCCTAGCATTGTAGGAAACTTCTCCGAGATCGGATATGTTAgatataatgaacatgttgtTTATGTCTAATAGCCATCTGGATAGTCCATTGCTTCGTTTTATTGGAAATAAGAGCTAACTCCTCTTGACAAACCTGAACCTTGCTTCCTTCAAAGTTTTTTCGACACCGGTCAacaaaggaagaaaaaaaaagttggaCAAAATCCTGGTGAGGGATTGGTTAATAATAAGATTGCCCTGCTGATGAAGATGAGGATTTGAAGCCTGTTGCTTCACAATGCTGAACTCGAGATGTAGGATAGATATGACCAATAGAGGAGAGGTTGGGAGAAAAGTACAAGTGGCGTAGCAAAATAAGCCAGAAAATGTTGGATCAGGAGACCCAACAGGAAGGTCGAAAA from Argopecten irradians isolate NY chromosome 15, Ai_NY, whole genome shotgun sequence encodes:
- the LOC138309559 gene encoding TPR and ankyrin repeat-containing protein 1-like, translating into MEVQQTPGGKCVQNEYYDMAIDTLWRYNKLLEGLKSKCEVVPAVLLEHKPHPLHTRERLSFRAAEFHHRNGNEVRMMVNLERLEHLSDRVTFLKNKNYFDQAGQLLQKEGKYVDATKLYLVHGKTKQAVETARQSANKDLIGECLIIDVQVKLRKKPECEPSEDEESKPKLIDEIDRANTAQEMPT